The Culex quinquefasciatus strain JHB chromosome 2, VPISU_Cqui_1.0_pri_paternal, whole genome shotgun sequence genome contains the following window.
ccatgatcatactgcattatctacagttgatattgagctcttagtggtagtttttttggacttagcaaaaatttcgaaaattttattttttccaaaattttacccgaacatcatgaaatgattattttgactttatttcaaatttatgctggacttagcaaaatttgcagtcactgacagaattttcaatttccgacacttagaataattttcagagCCAcgcatcatgagatgatattttgaagattattattgtttttcaggacttataaaaaaatcagtataaatttcattttctacacaattttaaaaaccttgcatcatgaaatgataatttaaagtttatttaGTTGTactaaaatgaagaaaaaatgggaaaaattagaaaaatattttacttaaaaagtgTGTTTTCAGATTTCTGAAATAGTACTAGTAAATAGTTTTCCGTcgatatatttttgttttgaaattatttcgcccaacattttttaatgaaccatttggaCAAAAGTTAATCcagtttattttatgtttatttatttaaataaattaattactaCAATATGGATTTTACTTATAAAAAGGATTTATTCTACAAAAGGACTAAATTTACAAACACAAATGCAGTTCAAAGATTCATTATCGACCTCTACTGTGATGCTTATGCATTGCCTTATCGAATCATTCAATTTGACTACCAATTTTTGATTAGTTTCTTTGTATATGTATAAATTCGgaaatattgattttgttttcaacaCTCTCCCTACTACAAATATGCTATTCTCCCTATCTGTTAATATACACGTTATTCTTATAAACTTATCATTTATGTTAATGTATGAGTCGTCATATCTGAAATCTTCACAATATGTTTTAGTGCAGTATTGAATACCATGATATGTCATTTTTGAATGGTAGCTAAATTCTCTGCTTATAATACCATCTTCAAACTGCTCGTTTTGTATGACGAATCTCAAATGTTCATTAAACAGtaggtttgacatttttttaccacgccaaatttcatcaatccatttttttatgggAGAGTTGTAAGGAATCGGAATAGAGTGGCATGATTTCTTAAGCGCATATTTTTTCGCTATTTGTAGCACTGGCTTGTTATTTCCTGTTCTATATTTAAGTAAAATTCCATTACCATTCTCATAGGGAAATAATGAAAAGTTCCATAGTGCGCCCTGTTTTCGGACTGTCTCTACCATGTGAGTCATTAAATGAACATTAAAAGTCTCATTGATTTCCCCATAAAGTGATCCAAATCGAgcacaaaacttttttaaccaaatGTCACATctgttcaaattttcatttgataTTCTAAACTCGAGTAACGTGAATAGGCTGGACGAAAAATACATGAAATGCTTCAACCGATCTTCTGTTAAAAATCCATAAAAACAAGGATAAAAGCAATAAAGAGCGATATGTTCCCATTCTGAAGCCTTAAACTTGGCTTCTTCTTCAAATTTTCTTGGTTGTCGGGAAAATGAACTGGGAAACTTAATATTTAAGTACCTTTCCTCGATAATTTGCCGATATGTTCCAACATCACTTTTCATAATCAGATTCCAAATGTGCCGTGTCACTCCAAGCAATGCAGCATGCATATGATCAAGTGGTAGACCAAAAACTACGTCGAAGTTTGGAATGGTCGTAAAAACGGACATTcctttcatgccaa
Protein-coding sequences here:
- the LOC119766534 gene encoding uncharacterized protein LOC119766534, which gives rise to MLFCLHPGQNIQGQVRYPFQNDVELRNNESTREHMIEARRQQKDVFGMKGMSVFTTIPNFDVVFGLPLDHMHAALLGVTRHIWNLIMKSDVGTYRQIIEERYLNIKFPSSFSRQPRKFEEEAKFKASEWEHIALYCFYPCFYGFLTEDRLKHFMYFSSSLFTLLEFRISNENLNRCDIWLKKFCARFGSLYGEINETFNVHLMTHMVETVRKQGALWNFSLFPYENGNGILLKYRTGNNKPVLQIAKKYALKKSCHSIPIPYNSPIKKWIDEIWRGKKMSNLLFNEHLRFVIQNEQFEDGIISREFSYHSKMTYHGIQYCTKTYCEDFRYDDSYININDKFIRITCILTDRENSIFVVGRVLKTKSIFPNLYIYKETNQKLVVKLNDSIRQCISITVEVDNESLNCICVCKFSPFVE